In a single window of the Candidatus Tisiphia endosymbiont of Nemotelus nigrinus genome:
- the rimM gene encoding ribosome maturation factor RimM (Essential for efficient processing of 16S rRNA) — protein sequence MTFIKGGLIFVGVVLSAQGIKGNVYVKSFTMPNTNIIKMNLVDELGEKIVLKLLSQNSKGDIICRFNQVNNRTLAEGLKGCKIFCHRSDFPSLKEDEFYIEDLKGLLVLDTSLVVIGKIINIFNFNAGDIIEIEFVNDKTVELFPFNKQFFPVITKEHVILNINVRYS from the coding sequence ATGACGTTTATTAAAGGAGGTTTAATTTTTGTTGGTGTAGTATTATCAGCACAAGGAATAAAAGGTAATGTTTACGTCAAATCTTTTACTATGCCGAATACTAATATTATTAAAATGAATTTAGTCGATGAATTAGGAGAAAAAATTGTTCTTAAACTACTTAGTCAAAATTCTAAAGGTGATATAATATGCAGATTTAACCAAGTGAATAATAGGACGTTAGCTGAAGGGTTAAAGGGATGTAAGATTTTTTGTCATAGGTCAGATTTCCCTTCCTTAAAGGAAGACGAATTTTATATTGAAGACTTAAAAGGTTTATTAGTACTAGATACCAGTCTAGTCGTTATAGGAAAAATTATAAATATTTTTAATTTTAATGCAGGTGATATTATTGAAATTGAGTTTGTCAACGATAAAACAGTAGAACTATTTCCTTTTAACAAGCAGTTTTTCCCAGTAATTACTAAAGAACATGTTATTCTTAACATAAATGTGAGATATAGCTAA
- a CDS encoding GNAT family N-acetyltransferase, whose translation MNQNLTHRKATIADLTAIITLLLEDDLGQTREQLSERLDQAYIDAFHSIDNDPNQYLMIMEMDKEIVGTCHLTIMPSLTFIGSTRMQIEAVRVSKDYRGQHLGEWMMNTAMKYGKSKGVSIVQLTTNKKRPRAKQFYEKLGFETTHEGMKLYWNKESASSQ comes from the coding sequence ATGAACCAAAACCTTACCCATCGTAAAGCAACAATTGCTGATTTAACAGCAATTATCACCCTTCTTTTAGAAGATGACCTTGGACAAACAAGAGAACAGCTTTCAGAAAGATTAGATCAAGCTTATATTGATGCATTCCACAGTATAGATAACGATCCCAATCAATATTTGATGATAATGGAAATGGATAAAGAAATCGTTGGCACTTGCCATTTGACCATCATGCCATCACTAACTTTCATAGGTTCAACAAGGATGCAAATTGAAGCTGTTCGCGTTTCAAAAGACTATAGAGGGCAACATTTAGGGGAATGGATGATGAATACTGCAATGAAGTATGGTAAATCAAAAGGAGTGTCTATTGTTCAGTTGACAACTAATAAAAAACGCCCAAGAGCCAAACAGTTCTATGAAAAACTTGGCTTTGAAACAACTCATGAAGGAATGAAATTATATTGGAATAAAGAAAGTGCATCATCTCAATAA
- the rbfA gene encoding 30S ribosome-binding factor RbfA produces MQKIFDRDKSSRQKKVASLINTVLVEVLRRGKMLDERLINCPVTITKVLVTADLKVADCYFLPFNTVFNETQLTESLNNSKYAIRSFVTAKINLKYSPEIRFHYDHGFDNADKVENLLKQAEINRMN; encoded by the coding sequence ATGCAAAAAATTTTTGATAGAGACAAGTCTTCAAGACAAAAAAAAGTTGCATCATTAATAAATACAGTATTAGTGGAAGTACTAAGGCGTGGTAAGATGTTAGATGAACGGCTGATTAATTGTCCGGTAACTATTACCAAAGTCTTAGTTACTGCTGATTTAAAGGTAGCAGATTGTTATTTCCTGCCGTTTAACACGGTCTTTAATGAAACACAACTTACTGAATCTTTAAATAATTCGAAATATGCTATAAGAAGTTTTGTAACTGCTAAAATTAATTTAAAATATTCACCAGAAATTCGTTTTCATTATGATCATGGATTTGATAATGCTGATAAAGTTGAGAATCTATTGAAGCAAGCTGAAATTAATAGAATGAATTAG
- the infB gene encoding translation initiation factor IF-2, with amino-acid sequence MTYDQEPKPKKLTLGGSKLSLNKPSQPTNVTRGFVSSAKTIVEVKKSNPQAGNLSFNKLWSSGSTAQSSESTAGEEFNRRLTILKKAAEDAKSKSLDNKISTLSKLADINQSAPSEHLDILENTQNESQDIKNDSEVLPVILTDTYPQDKNPSKLFVRSPVIGSQSHFGVALEDISSTDKVGDNKIVVPKVKIEEPKKLKKADIFNMLDADGSDNAGKTRSLASIKRAREKEKRKAYQQIPEKVYREVIIPEVISVGDLANRISERATDVIKELMKLGIMATTSQTIDADTAELIATTLGHTAKRVQESDVENILISEADKEEDLKHRAPIVTIMGHVDHGKTSLLDALKSTDLASQEAGGITQHIGAYRVTLADGRSITFIDTPGHEAFSEMRTRGAKVTDIVVIVVAADDGIKPQTIEAINHAKAANVPIIVAINKIDKPDVNLDRIKNDLLMYDLVSEGLGGDTIIVPISALKKTNLDKLEEAILLVAEMQDLKANFSGLTAGVVIEAKVDKGKGAVATILVQRGILQIGDIVVAGTKYGRIKRMNNDKGVALTKAEPTLPVEIYGLNEAPRAGDQFNVVQNEKQARDIVEYRERLAKEKKISVTKRSSIEELFLKASGNIGMVKELPIIVKGDVQGSIEAIVGSLLKLPSDEVRVRILHHAVGGILESDVTLAKASNAIIIGFNVRTNSNAFAMAEREKVDIRYYSLIYNLLDDIKSILSGMLSPIIREQYIGTAEIRQIFTVSKVGKIAGSYVTKGSIKRGAKARLLRDNIVIHEGKLKTLKRFKDDVKDVHEGFECGIAFENYENIEQSDIVEVFEIIEEKKQLL; translated from the coding sequence ATGACGTATGACCAAGAACCTAAACCAAAAAAATTAACACTTGGCGGTTCAAAACTCTCGCTTAACAAACCCTCTCAACCTACTAACGTAACTAGAGGTTTTGTTAGTTCTGCAAAAACGATTGTAGAAGTTAAGAAGAGTAATCCCCAAGCTGGTAATTTGTCTTTTAATAAACTTTGGTCTAGTGGTTCTACTGCTCAAAGCAGCGAATCTACTGCTGGAGAAGAATTTAATAGACGCCTAACCATTTTAAAAAAAGCAGCAGAAGATGCAAAATCTAAGAGTCTTGATAATAAAATTAGTACTCTTAGCAAACTGGCAGATATTAATCAATCTGCACCATCAGAACATTTAGATATCCTAGAAAATACCCAGAATGAGTCACAAGATATCAAAAATGATTCTGAAGTGCTTCCTGTTATATTAACAGATACGTATCCACAGGATAAAAATCCATCCAAACTCTTTGTTAGATCACCTGTGATTGGTTCTCAGAGCCATTTTGGTGTTGCACTTGAAGATATTTCTTCAACAGACAAGGTTGGTGATAATAAAATAGTAGTGCCAAAGGTTAAAATTGAAGAACCTAAAAAATTAAAAAAGGCAGATATTTTCAATATGCTTGATGCAGACGGAAGTGATAATGCCGGTAAAACTAGAAGCCTTGCTTCAATAAAAAGAGCAAGGGAAAAAGAAAAGCGTAAAGCTTATCAACAAATACCAGAAAAAGTGTATAGAGAAGTTATTATTCCTGAGGTCATTTCTGTTGGAGATCTAGCCAATAGAATATCTGAGCGAGCAACCGATGTTATAAAAGAATTGATGAAGCTTGGCATTATGGCTACGACCAGCCAAACAATTGATGCAGATACAGCGGAACTTATTGCTACAACCTTAGGGCATACAGCAAAAAGAGTTCAAGAATCTGACGTTGAAAATATATTGATTAGTGAAGCTGATAAAGAAGAAGATTTAAAGCATAGAGCTCCTATTGTAACAATTATGGGACATGTCGATCATGGGAAAACTTCGTTACTTGATGCTTTAAAATCAACCGATTTAGCAAGTCAGGAAGCAGGTGGCATTACTCAACATATTGGTGCTTATCGGGTAACATTGGCTGATGGTCGGTCTATTACTTTTATTGATACTCCAGGACATGAAGCGTTTTCAGAAATGAGGACTAGAGGGGCTAAGGTAACTGATATAGTAGTTATAGTAGTTGCAGCAGATGATGGAATAAAACCACAAACTATTGAAGCGATTAATCATGCTAAGGCGGCAAATGTTCCAATAATTGTGGCAATAAATAAGATCGATAAACCAGATGTTAATCTTGACCGAATTAAGAATGACTTGTTAATGTACGATTTAGTTAGTGAAGGATTAGGTGGCGATACTATAATTGTACCGATTTCAGCTTTGAAAAAAACTAATTTAGATAAGTTAGAAGAGGCTATATTATTGGTGGCAGAAATGCAGGATCTTAAGGCTAACTTTAGCGGACTCACTGCTGGTGTAGTCATAGAAGCAAAAGTTGATAAAGGCAAGGGAGCTGTGGCTACTATATTGGTACAACGTGGTATTCTACAAATTGGAGACATAGTAGTTGCCGGAACGAAATATGGCAGAATTAAGAGAATGAATAATGATAAAGGCGTGGCTCTTACCAAGGCAGAACCAACTTTACCAGTAGAAATTTATGGTTTAAATGAAGCCCCACGTGCAGGAGATCAGTTTAATGTAGTGCAGAATGAAAAACAGGCTCGGGATATTGTAGAGTATCGTGAACGCCTAGCAAAAGAAAAGAAAATTTCTGTTACCAAAAGATCAAGCATAGAAGAATTATTCCTAAAAGCTTCTGGCAATATTGGTATGGTAAAGGAATTACCGATAATTGTTAAAGGTGATGTACAAGGTTCGATTGAAGCAATTGTTGGTAGCCTATTAAAGCTGCCAAGTGATGAAGTTCGTGTAAGAATTTTACATCACGCAGTAGGCGGAATATTGGAGTCAGATGTTACCTTAGCTAAAGCATCAAATGCTATTATTATTGGTTTTAACGTTAGAACTAATAGTAATGCTTTTGCTATGGCAGAGAGAGAAAAAGTGGATATTAGATATTATTCTCTTATCTATAATTTGCTAGACGATATTAAATCAATACTCAGCGGTATGCTTTCACCAATTATTCGTGAGCAATATATTGGTACAGCCGAGATCCGACAAATATTCACTGTCTCAAAAGTGGGAAAAATTGCTGGTAGTTATGTTACTAAGGGTAGTATAAAAAGAGGTGCTAAAGCTCGCTTGTTACGAGATAATATTGTTATTCACGAAGGAAAGCTCAAAACTCTCAAACGTTTTAAAGATGATGTAAAAGACGTTCACGAGGGCTTTGAATGTGGTATCGCTTTTGAAAATTACGAGAATATCGAACAATCCGATATTGTAGAAGTTTTTGAAATTATTGAAGAAAAAAAACAGTTATTGTAA